AGGACGAGAGCGGCGCGATACGCCGGGGCGGACCATCGAATGATCAGGAGCGAGGGCTGGATCCGGGATTTGATGTCGGACCGGTCACCCGCGAGTTTGCGCGGCAGTTCGATCTGCCGGAGAATACAGCCGGAGTGGTGGTGACTGATATTGACGAGTCGAGTGCGGCCTATCGGCAGGGAGGCTTGCGCGCGGGGGATGTGGTGAGAGAAGTGAATCGGAAACCGATAGCCTCGGTGCAGGAGTTTGAGAGTGCACTGCGGGGTCTGAAGCAAGGAAGTCCACTCCTGTTGCTGGTTTCGCGAGGCGAGCAGCAGCGGTTTGTGGCGTTTGATATCGGTTGAGGAAGTGAGAGCGAAGAGAAGAGCAGGGCCGGAAGGCCCTGTTTTTTTTGTATCAAGAGTGGTCGGTGATTGAGAAGCCCACCATAAATGGTGGGGTACGGTGGATTAATAGGGGTGGGGAGACTGGGGATTTGTGCCGCTGACAATGAGTGTCGAAACCTACACTTCGCGCACCGGCTACGCCAACAGAGGATCCGACCTACAATACTGTTACCCAAGCAACAGTGTTACAATCGGTCGGTCGTACCGTTGAAACAGCTCTCCACCCCAATAGGGTACTCCACCATATCGAGATCAGGCGTTCGCATGTCCAAACTTTGCCTCAGCTTTTTTGGCCGTTCGAAACATGAGAAAAGTGAAGATGACGCATACTATTGCGGCAATCGCTACATAAGTTGGCGACTGGAAGCTCAGGATAAACGCGCCGCACGCGACTAATGATGTAATTACGACCGTCGCACAGCCGAATATTGCCATTGCCATGCTGAACACCCTTTTCTCCGGTTGCAACTGCTCTTCGCGTTTCCTGATCATCTCGACAACCGAAGCGACATTGGATACGCCAAGCACAACTGCCCATCCAAGAAACAAGTATGCAGCGGATGTTCTTCCATGGCGGTACTCGAAAAGGGCAATGATGAGGAGCGTAAGAACAATTGCGAGCGCATAGCTCCATGCGAGTAGACTCGCGAGTGATCTATTCTTGCGCCTGCCTTGTTCTAACTGCATGAGTCGGAATGTACGAACTACATATATGACAGTGAGAACTGTGACCACAAGCGCAACCGTCAAGCAAGCCAACCCCCCAGCAGTAAGATTGGACCGCAGCAGTACTATACCAAATAGTAAGATCGCAACCTGAACAGAAAAGAGTATGGACAGGACTGCTCTGAAGCGAAGTCGCTCGTGATCGAACTGTGGCCCGTCGCCGCCACTATCAGATACGCAGTGGCGGAGCTTTGCGTAGTACCAAGCCGCTATTAACCCTAATGCACCCAACGCGCCTTGCAAAATAACCTCAGGAATCTCTTTCAATGAAGTCTGATCGGCCTGTGCGAAGAGATATGCCATACCAATTGCCATAAGGTAAGCATATGCTGCACCGGTCAGTGCCCACTTAGCCAGCACACCTGAAGTAAGCTTCTTTATCATTATCCCCTGTAACTATTAGTGGGTGCTTCCGCTATAAGTCCTGTGCGTCAAAGCCCTTGCTCGCAGGGTCTGCGGAGGTGAGGCCTGTGGAGAATTCGTGCAGATGGTGGTCATGTTACTCCCTGACCGTAAGAAACTGAAACGGAAGGGATGAGGCAAGAGAAGAAATGAGGGGATCGCGACGCCTTGCCGTCAAAGTGTCGAATTGAGATGCGAGGGAAGTGCTGGGCAAGGCTCGCGATGACGGGCTTCGGGGCGGGCAGACGGGGACATCTGAAGTGCAAGCTGTATTACAATTGTCAGTACTTCAAAGTCCGCGCCCATTAATAGAGGGAGGAGAATAGCCGAGACTCCCTCGCTGGTTTTCGCGGAAGGCGTGATCGGTCAACCAAGCGGGTAATTGCAGGAGCCATGTCCAACAGTCAACCCACGGCTAACCAGGTACTTGATGATTCCAGGTTGTCACCCCCCGGCAGAAAGGTCAGTCGGTCGACTGGAAAGCAGGATTATTTGGTCGAGAATAAGCGCAGATCACTCTCCCGACAGTCAACCAATTCGATGGCAGATACTTGATGATGCCAGACTGGCTTCGGCCCATCACCTGGCACTTGGCAATCATCCTCACCGGCTCTACCGCCACCCGGCATAGGAATCGTCATCACGAGCTTTGCTTCATCCATTTGACAAGGCAAAGCGTCGTGATCTCAGTTTCGATTCAACTGTCGCAGGGGATCGCGACGCCTTGCCGTCGGAGTGTCGGGTTGAGATGCGAGGGAAGTGAAGGGCAAGGCTCGCGATGACGGAACGCAGAGGTGGGGCGGATTGCATCAGTGACATCAAAAAGCTTGGAGGCGGAGGAGGGGGGAGTTATTCTTTCGGCCATGTCGAATGAAAGATCGATCCCAGTCCAACATCGGATGACCCCATCGCGCGCGTTGTTGTTGTTAACAATCGGCGCGGTCTGTATCAGTTTTGCCGCGATCTTCGTGAAGGGGATCGGGAGCGACCGTCTTGGCGCGACGGCAATCGGTTTCTGGCGAATGCTATTTGGGTCGGCGATCATGTTTGGATGGACGCTGATCGAGGGGAAAAGTGTGGGTTTGCCGAAACGGATCTACTTCTGGTCGGCGTTTGCCGGTTTTGCGTTTTTCTGTGATCTCTGGACCTGGCATCGGTCGATATTTATTACCGGGGCGGGGATGGCGACGATTCTCGGGAATACGCAGGTTTTTGGCAGTGCCATTCTGGGGTACTTTGCTTTCAAAGAAAAGCTCTCGCTTAAGTTCTTTCTGGCGGCGATCCTTGGATTTGTCGGGATCGTGCTTTTGATAGGCGTGGGGAGTGATGATATCCAGTTGACTGAGCATTACCTGATGGGGGTCTTTTTCGGACTGCTGACGGGGATCTGCTATGCATCGTATATCTCACTGGTGAAAAAGGCGAGTCATGAGCATGTGGAGGTAGGGACCCTTGCTTTGATGGCCTGGACCGCTTTGTTTTGCGCGATCTTCCTCGGAGTCGCGGGTCTGGTTGAAGGCGAGGCGATGTTGCCTCCGGATGCGACGAGTTGGCTGTTTTTGCTCGGCCTTGGATTGGTGCCGCAAG
This genomic interval from bacterium contains the following:
- a CDS encoding DMT family transporter, coding for MSNERSIPVQHRMTPSRALLLLTIGAVCISFAAIFVKGIGSDRLGATAIGFWRMLFGSAIMFGWTLIEGKSVGLPKRIYFWSAFAGFAFFCDLWTWHRSIFITGAGMATILGNTQVFGSAILGYFAFKEKLSLKFFLAAILGFVGIVLLIGVGSDDIQLTEHYLMGVFFGLLTGICYASYISLVKKASHEHVEVGTLALMAWTALFCAIFLGVAGLVEGEAMLPPDATSWLFLLGLGLVPQAIGWRVISSSLPHIDAHRAGLALLLQPILATVWGFLFFGEMLGPLQLVGAVVTLGAIYFGSIRK